Part of the Brassica oleracea var. oleracea cultivar TO1000 chromosome C8, BOL, whole genome shotgun sequence genome is shown below.
TTTCACAATGTCTCCTTCTTGCAGCAGCAGATTCTGCATCATCTGGTAACGTATCAAAGTAGCAAAACAATCAGGCCTCATGATGAAAGAGTGTTTCAATTGACAATCAAACGAGGAAACTGATAACTTACCCAATATGGCATGTAAATCATGCCTTCTTCAGCAATGAACTCGAGGACTCCACAGTGTGTAACACGTTCGATTCCAGCATTACGAAGCTCAAACAGCATTGGATAGTCAATATGCAGAGAGGCTGTAAAGTTTCCGCCAACATTAGTACTCTGATATAATTATTAAAACCAACTCCTAAAGAGAGAGAAAGAGAGAACGTATTGGCATACCGAGACGGTCAAGGGCTGATGGTGGCATTATAACTGAAATAGATTTTAACAAACACAAAGACAAACTCGAAACATGAATAATATAAAATAGTAACAATTGACTGGAAACAGACATGAAGAAAAGAAAGAAAAAGTCTTACTCTTGTCACCACTTTCAATTTGGGGCTGCAAAGAGAGAGAAAAGGAAACAAAAATTAGAAACTCAAGCATTCATAATTCAAACTTTGAAACTCAGCGTTGTTATGAATTCATCAGACGACTATGGTTTCAACATAACACGGCACACTCTCAGATTAACTTATCAAATGGAAAGTAGAGAGAGAGAGAGAGAGAGAGATGTAATAAGAAACCTTGTCGATAAAAGATGCAGGATAGCAACGGTAAGTCTGCTCAAAGGTGGTTCCATGGTAATGGTATCCGTCGAAAAACTGCATTGTGATTATTGATTGAAGATTAACGGTTAAAAGAGAAAACCTTTGTGGATAAAACAGGTTAGAAAAAGAAAGCACTTACCATAGTTTAGGTGGTAGATAAATAACGCAGACACCCAACTTTCAACCTACCCGAGAAGAAACGTCACTTATATAAGAACCACTTAGAGATCCAAAAGCATAATCCTTTACATAAATTTAGGGAAAGGAGAACAAGGGCACTCATAAAGTTTAGGGGTTTCACATGAATTAGTTCACCAATTCGAATCATAAGAAAACCTAGATTCGAAGAATGATCTAGAATTCGCAGAATCCAACCTTACCCACAAAGATTAAGATCAATTCTTATATTAATCACCCCAAATCTGAAGAATCCAATCACAACAAAATAAGCTATTTGGTAGGTATAAGAGCGATACAAACACAAAAGCAGAAAACTTGGAATCGAAAGCTAACTTTTGAGATTATCAGATGAAAACTAGGGATATCGATCGATTGAGCTACCGATTGGAGAATTACCTGAGAGAGAGATAGAGAGAGAACAATTGATGAACCCAACACCGAAGCAAAGTAAACTTGGAAACAGTGATTATGTTTTATACCAAACGTTGCGTATTTCAATTGGGCCTACACATACGATATTAGTTAGCCCATTAAGGATGAGTGATTGTCTGGCCCATTAGGCCTAGATGTAAACTCCTATGTTTGAGATCATCTTCTTTTTAAAGATCTAAACAACGTGTGCGTTACCAAAAACACTCGAGTGACAACTCTCAATCCGACCAGATATTCACCCTATCAGGAAGCTGAAAATGGAGATAACCCTGAACAGTGGATACAAGATGCCGATCGTCGGCTTAGGAGTGTGGAGAATGGAGAAGGAAGGGATTCGAGACCTCGTCATCAACTCCATCAAGATCGGCTACCGCCACCTCGACTGTGCTGGTACTCTCTCTTACTCTTTCTCTCTCAAATCTTTATTTGTTTCTGATTATTGTCTGTTGAATAGAGTACTCCGGTTTGTTGAAACTGTTTTGAATAGATTTTGGAAAATGTCTAAACTGTAATAGTTGTTAATTTGAAAGTGAATCCTGCTGAGATAAGTTTCTCCCTGTAGATCTTGGCATTTATCTGCAGTCACAACTTTTTTTTTTTTAAATGTAATAAACAAAGCTTGATTATATTTGGGGAGTCTTATTAAGTATGATTTACTTGGGCACAGCTGATTATAAGAACGAAGCTGAAGTTGGTGAGGCTCTCACTGAAGCATTCAAGGAAGGTCTAGTCAAGAGAGAGGATCTCTTCGTTACAACCAAGGTCCCACCCCCACCCCACTTGATTCTACTTATCTTTAATCTTAAAAGAGGAGAAATAAGAAAACTCTGATCTTTCTTTGGTTTTCTTGCAGCTATGGAACTCAGACCATGGCCATGTTATTGAGGCTTGCAAGGACAGTCTCAAGAAACTTCAACTTGATTATCTTGACCTTTACCTCGTTCATTTCCCCGTTGCAACTAGGCACACTGGTTACAACATCTCTTCCTCATAACTCTGTCTCAAGTAGAGAGAGACCAATCCTCCTATTTGAGACCATCTCCATATTATGTGCTTTTGCAGGAGTTGGAACCACTGACAGTGCTCTGGGCGATGATGGAGTGTTGGACATAGATACCACCATTTCTCTTGAAACCACATGGCATGACATGGAAAAGCTTGTTTCTATGGGTCTGGTCCGCAGCATCGGAATCAGGCATAGGGAGGCTAGAAGAAAATCATCTAAATACTTTTTTTTTTTTTTTTAATTATTAAATACAATGAATGATGCAAAGTCTCACAATATCTTAACTACGCCTTTTGTTTTGGTTGCTGATTTCATTTGGTTGCAGTAACTATGACGTGTTTCTAACGAGAGATTGCTTGGCTTACTCCAAGATCAAGCCTGCAGTGAATCAGATAGAGACCCATCCTTACTTCCAACGCGACTCTCTTGTGAAATTCTGCCAAAAGCATGGTATCTGTGTCACAGCTCATACTCCTCTCGGAGGTGCCACGGCTAATGCAGAGTGGTTTGGTACCGTGTCATGTCTCGATGACCCAGCTCTCAAAGTAAGCCCAGCTTATTATTTGTTTGGATTGAAACAGTTAAAACACTGAACATTTGACTGTTTTATAAAAGGTCCGGTGTTGATGTCTGAAGAATCCTTCTTCTTCTTCTTCTTGTTGACAGGAAGTGGCGGAGAAGTACAAAAAGACAGTGGCACAGGTGGTGCTGAGGTGGGGGATACAGAGGAACACAGTGGTGATACCAAAGACATCGAAGCCTGAGAGGCTGGAAGAGAATTTTAAGGTTTTCGACTTCGAACTGGCTAAAGAGGACATGGAGGTGATCAAGAGCATGGACAGAAAGTACCGTACGAACCAACCGGCCAAGTTTTGGGGGATTGATCTCTACGCTTGAATGATTGAATGAATGGTGATCACCACGCTCTTGTCTCTCATGAATCGCAATCTATTATGAATAAGAGAAGAAGCTAAGCCGTAGCTTCTTCACCTGTGGGGGAACATTCTCAATGGTTATTTAAACTCGTATGTTAGAACATGTTATGGTTTTAATATTTTCACATTTGATGCTGAAGAAGAAAAAAAGTGGCAGTTTTTCTTATTATACACAATGAAAATATCTTTTTGAAAAAGACACAGTGTTTTGAAACCAGATCCGGATCCGCGGTTGAACCGGTAAACCCGGCAACCCATAAAAAATCTGGTTTGGATTTTTCACAAAACCCAATATTTAAAAACCCACAAAAATCCAGCGGAACCCGATACTGGTTGAACCAATAAATAACTTTTACTTATTTTAAAAATTTTTAATTATACTTTTAGATTATGTTTTGTATTGTAAATTTCTAATTAAAAAGTTATATACCGACAAAAAAAAGTTAGGTTTTTTCTTTTCAGTTTTATATTTGTGATTTTTTTTATTTTAATGAAGATTTCACAATGCCACTTGAAGAAAATAAAATGAACGATAGTAGAGAGAACCAAAACTAGTTGATGTGATTTGGTGTTTGTTTATTTTCGTTATTGATAATTTATTATAATGATTTTTTACTTTTGGTTTATTTTGTATTTGAAATTTAATTTATTATTCACATAAAACATTTAAATATTTATAAATTTTATGTCTTGATTTTTTTAGATGTCATAACTCTTACCTTGTTAGACAAAATTATAAATAGTCTACACTATCTTTTGATATTTTGTATATCAAATGAAAATAAAATATAGAAATTAAAGTTAAGTATTTTCTAAATGTTATTAAACATAAAAATATACATATCCAAACTATTATTTTATCTTTATAAAAACATTTAGAAAATATTAAACTTTAGCTTCTATATTTTTATTTTCATAGCTGATATATTATTATATAATAAAATTAATTCAT
Proteins encoded:
- the LOC106307704 gene encoding NADP-dependent D-sorbitol-6-phosphate dehydrogenase-like, which gives rise to MEITLNSGYKMPIVGLGVWRMEKEGIRDLVINSIKIGYRHLDCAADYKNEAEVGEALTEAFKEGLVKREDLFVTTKLWNSDHGHVIEACKDSLKKLQLDYLDLYLVHFPVATRHTGVGTTDSALGDDGVLDIDTTISLETTWHDMEKLVSMGLVRSIGISNYDVFLTRDCLAYSKIKPAVNQIETHPYFQRDSLVKFCQKHGICVTAHTPLGGATANAEWFGTVSCLDDPALKEVAEKYKKTVAQVVLRWGIQRNTVVIPKTSKPERLEENFKVFDFELAKEDMEVIKSMDRKYRTNQPAKFWGIDLYA